The following DNA comes from Cytophagales bacterium.
AGCAAAACTCATAAAACTTGCTTTTTCCTCAAGTTAAAGAATTATTGACTGTGAAATGGAAAATCCAACATCTGAAAGGAGGTAATCGATTTCAAAATATTAAGCATCTCTCTTGAAGTGATTGACTTAATTTCTAAAAAAGAATCAACCCCTCAAACCAACGGTCTTATTAAAAACGAGGTTGCCTTCGGTGGTGTCTTCATCTACCCGGAAATAGCCGATGCGCTCAAACTGTACGACGGACCCGACTTCAGCTGTACCCAAGGAACCTTCTACCATCGCTTTGTTATTGATGACCAATGATTCTTCATTGAGGTGGTTCATGAAATCATCTTCAATGTCTCCAAGGTTTTCGGTTTTGAAGAGGCGATCGTACAAACGGATTTCGGCATTCAGGCCATGCTCGGCAGATACCCAACCTAACGTCCCCTTTACCTTCTTACCGCTGGTATCCTGACCACTTCTGGTCTCCGGATCATACTCCGCATAAATTTCCTCGATCTCACCAGCATCGTTTTTCTTGAATCCGGTACACTTGATGATGTACGCATATTTCAGCCTTACTTCCCGATCAGGGCCCAAACGATACCATTTCTTGGGGCTTGGAGGATCTTCTTTAAAGTCTCCGCGATCGATATAGATCTCTCTCCCGAACATCATCGGACGTGTTCCGGCAGCTTCGTCTTCCGGGTTGTTGATAGCAGTCAGTTCTTCGGTTTTACCTTCTTCCCAGTTGGTAATGATCAGCTTGACAGGATTCAAAATACCAAAAGCGCGATTTGCTTTTTTATTAAGGTCTTCTCTTACCGCATGTTCCAATAAGGCGATATCATTCAGACCATCTCGTCTGGCAACGCCAACCGTATGGATGAATTTCTTGACGGCCTCTGCTGTATATCCTCTTCTTCTGATTCCTGAGATGGTAGGCATTCTCGGATCATCCCAGCCACTCACTTTACCTTCTTCGATCAACCTTCTCAAGTTCCGTTTACTGACAATCGTATAGCTCAGGTTGAGACGGGCAAATTCGGTTTGCTCTGAAGGAAATATTTCAAGGTTTTCGATTAACCAGTTATAGAGTGGTCGGTGCTCCTCAAACTCCAGCGTACACAAGGAATGTGTGACTTTTTCCATACTGTCCGACTGCCCATGAGCAAAGTCATAAGTAGGATAAATGACCCACTCGTCACCTGTCCGATGATGCTCCATGTGTTTGATCCGATAAAGAATAGGATCACGCATGTGCATATTTGGAGACGCCAGATCAATTTTGGCTCGCAGGACCATTGCTCCTTCGGGATGCATGCCCAGCTTCATTTCTTC
Coding sequences within:
- a CDS encoding glutamine--tRNA ligase/YqeY domain fusion protein, with the protein product MSNMESGNKESLNFIEQMIEADLKSGKHQSIQTRFPPEPNGYLHIGHAKSIVLNFGLAERFNGKCNLRFDDTNPEKEDTEYVEAIKDDVKWLGFQWDRELYASDYFNHLYAFAKILIKSGKAYVDELSAEEFNELKGTPTQPGKESPFRNRPVEESLAKFEEMKLGMHPEGAMVLRAKIDLASPNMHMRDPILYRIKHMEHHRTGDEWVIYPTYDFAHGQSDSMEKVTHSLCTLEFEEHRPLYNWLIENLEIFPSEQTEFARLNLSYTIVSKRNLRRLIEEGKVSGWDDPRMPTISGIRRRGYTAEAVKKFIHTVGVARRDGLNDIALLEHAVREDLNKKANRAFGILNPVKLIITNWEEGKTEELTAINNPEDEAAGTRPMMFGREIYIDRGDFKEDPPSPKKWYRLGPDREVRLKYAYIIKCTGFKKNDAGEIEEIYAEYDPETRSGQDTSGKKVKGTLGWVSAEHGLNAEIRLYDRLFKTENLGDIEDDFMNHLNEESLVINNKAMVEGSLGTAEVGSVVQFERIGYFRVDEDTTEGNLVFNKTVGLRG